In Bacillus sp. Cs-700, one genomic interval encodes:
- a CDS encoding CoA-binding protein: MTIQNPSREEIGNILKTKKRIAVVGLSNNPNRTSFMVSQAMMDAGYDIIPVNPTIDDALGVKAVDSLKEIEGHVEIVNVFRRSEFLPDIMKDAVDIGADVFWAQLGVMNEEAYEYGKKHDIKVIMDRCIKVEHAMTK; the protein is encoded by the coding sequence ATGACGATTCAAAACCCATCAAGAGAAGAGATTGGTAACATCCTAAAAACGAAGAAGCGAATTGCTGTTGTAGGTTTATCGAACAACCCTAATCGTACCTCTTTTATGGTATCTCAGGCGATGATGGATGCTGGTTACGACATTATCCCAGTTAATCCAACAATTGATGATGCACTTGGAGTAAAAGCGGTAGATTCTCTGAAAGAAATTGAAGGTCATGTTGAGATCGTTAACGTCTTTAGACGAAGTGAGTTTCTTCCAGATATTATGAAAGATGCCGTTGATATTGGCGCGGATGTTTTCTGGGCCCAACTCGGCGTGATGAATGAAGAAGCATATGAATATGGAAAGAAACATGATATTAAAGTCATCATGGATCGTTGCATTAAAGTTGAACATGCGATGACAAAGTAA
- a CDS encoding aminopeptidase, giving the protein MLPEQIMLEKYAELALKRGVNLQKDQMLVINSSIEGAEFTRIVVKKAYEIGAKTVHINWSDDDLDRLWYENAAQDVLGNVPEWRVKMYDHFAEDGAAILSIRSTNPDLLKGIASSRISASNKASGEAMKNFRKYTMNDKITWSIVAIPNGEWAKKIFPESSEEDAIEKLWNQIFTITRVDHTDPIAAWNDHNATLAKARGVLNDRNYKKLSYKAPGTDLEIELPEGHIWKGGSSLSEQGIEFNANMPTEEVFTLPHKYGVNGTVSSTKPLSYGGNLINNFSLTFKDGKVVDFSAEEGYETLENLLNMDDGSRRLGEIAIVPHQSPISQSGLIFFNTLYDENASCHLALGKAYPSSVKGGADMDDDALDLHGVNNSITHVDFMMGSGELNIDGVKADGTTEAIFRNGNWAINVK; this is encoded by the coding sequence ATGTTGCCAGAACAAATCATGTTAGAAAAGTATGCTGAACTTGCTCTTAAAAGAGGGGTTAATTTACAAAAAGATCAAATGCTTGTAATTAACTCCTCTATTGAAGGTGCAGAATTTACTCGAATCGTTGTAAAAAAAGCTTATGAAATAGGCGCGAAGACAGTACATATTAACTGGAGTGACGACGATCTTGACCGTTTATGGTATGAGAATGCCGCCCAAGATGTGCTTGGAAATGTCCCTGAATGGCGTGTGAAAATGTACGATCACTTTGCTGAAGATGGCGCTGCTATTCTTTCAATCCGCTCCACCAATCCTGATTTATTAAAAGGAATTGCTTCATCACGCATTTCTGCTTCAAATAAAGCGAGTGGCGAAGCAATGAAAAATTTCCGTAAGTATACGATGAACGACAAGATCACATGGTCCATCGTTGCGATCCCGAATGGAGAATGGGCAAAGAAAATTTTCCCTGAATCATCAGAAGAAGATGCTATTGAAAAGCTTTGGAACCAAATATTTACCATTACGCGTGTCGATCACACAGATCCAATTGCAGCTTGGAATGATCACAACGCTACTCTTGCTAAAGCAAGAGGTGTTCTGAATGATCGAAACTACAAGAAACTTTCCTATAAGGCACCTGGTACTGATCTGGAAATTGAACTACCTGAAGGGCATATATGGAAGGGCGGATCTTCCCTTTCTGAACAGGGCATTGAATTTAATGCAAATATGCCAACCGAAGAAGTTTTTACGTTACCACATAAATATGGGGTGAATGGTACGGTTTCTAGTACGAAACCGTTAAGTTATGGCGGTAACTTAATCAATAACTTCTCATTAACATTTAAGGATGGTAAAGTTGTGGATTTTTCAGCGGAAGAAGGCTATGAAACGCTTGAAAATCTATTGAACATGGATGATGGTTCGCGGAGACTTGGTGAGATTGCGATCGTTCCGCACCAATCGCCTATCTCTCAATCAGGCCTTATTTTCTTTAATACGTTATACGACGAAAATGCTTCTTGTCATTTAGCGCTTGGAAAAGCTTATCCGAGTAGTGTTAAAGGCGGAGCAGATATGGATGATGATGCATTGGATCTTCATGGTGTAAATAACAGCATCACTCACGTTGATTTTATGATGGGTTCTGGAGAACTCAATATTGACGGCGTCAAAGCAGATGGAACGACGGAAGCGATTTTCCGAAACGGTAACTGGGCAATTAATGTCAAATAA
- a CDS encoding SIMPL domain-containing protein, with amino-acid sequence MTNMTFNDQCVCDHTITVFGMGEVSAAPDRAVVVTGVTTTSEQVAEAQEENAALISSIVSSLHPLGIPSENIQTIDYRIEENIRYENNVKIFLGYKVTHLLKVYVEPVSRTGAVIDAAVASGANVVLDTRFELKDPTIAYQKALAIAIKDAKQKAKTIAHTINIVLPLSPHQIVELSSLSPSPRMFSDVQATQIQTGQLVITAQLKMCYLLK; translated from the coding sequence ATGACAAATATGACGTTCAATGATCAATGTGTTTGCGATCATACCATTACGGTATTTGGAATGGGAGAAGTAAGTGCTGCACCGGATAGAGCGGTCGTTGTTACAGGAGTTACAACAACTTCAGAACAAGTAGCAGAAGCTCAAGAAGAAAACGCTGCTCTCATTTCCTCCATTGTATCGTCTCTTCATCCTCTAGGTATTCCATCAGAGAATATTCAAACAATCGATTATCGGATTGAAGAAAACATACGCTATGAAAACAACGTAAAGATTTTTCTTGGTTACAAAGTAACGCATCTCCTTAAAGTATACGTCGAGCCAGTGAGCAGAACTGGAGCGGTGATTGATGCAGCTGTAGCCTCAGGAGCAAACGTAGTGTTGGATACTCGTTTTGAGTTAAAAGATCCAACGATCGCCTACCAAAAAGCTTTAGCCATTGCGATCAAAGATGCAAAGCAAAAAGCTAAAACAATTGCACACACGATTAACATTGTCCTTCCACTTTCACCACATCAAATAGTTGAGCTTAGTTCATTATCGCCTTCCCCACGGATGTTTAGTGACGTTCAAGCAACTCAAATCCAAACAGGTCAATTAGTGATAACCGCTCAATTAAAAATGTGTTATCTTCTTAAATAA